The following proteins are co-located in the Spirosoma montaniterrae genome:
- a CDS encoding T9SS type A sorting domain-containing protein, with protein MRVRSLDCPALTRTPVTPASGSAATASISPNGSASVCAGGSVRLQANTGPDLTYQWFRNGARLTGATSSTLQASSAGDYTVQVANGCPAVQSAPVTVSIRSAQSPVVVANGLVLTSDATSGIQWFRDGAALPGATASSYTAVQSGRYSVRGNVNGCGESLSNDVFITITATEPDPQEAELVVYPNPTSRQLTVRLTGVSARTDAPTVRLVDQRGSTLLQADMQRDGKSYSTVLDISALPGGTFFVVIDEARESTVRLKRIRKL; from the coding sequence ATGCGCGTTCGTTCGCTCGATTGCCCGGCCCTGACGCGCACGCCCGTTACGCCCGCAAGCGGCTCGGCGGCAACAGCTTCCATCTCGCCCAACGGCTCGGCCAGTGTATGCGCTGGTGGCAGCGTTCGGCTTCAGGCCAACACCGGCCCCGACCTGACGTATCAGTGGTTTCGTAACGGAGCGCGGCTAACGGGTGCTACGAGCAGTACGTTACAGGCCAGCTCGGCAGGAGATTACACAGTACAGGTTGCCAACGGATGCCCGGCGGTGCAGTCGGCTCCGGTCACGGTGTCGATACGGTCGGCGCAATCGCCGGTAGTGGTTGCCAATGGGTTAGTGCTTACGTCGGATGCCACATCGGGTATCCAGTGGTTCCGCGATGGCGCGGCCCTTCCGGGTGCAACCGCATCGAGTTATACAGCGGTACAGTCGGGGCGTTATTCGGTGCGCGGCAATGTGAATGGTTGCGGGGAGAGTCTCTCGAACGACGTATTCATCACCATCACAGCCACCGAACCCGACCCGCAGGAAGCCGAGTTAGTTGTTTACCCCAACCCAACGAGCCGCCAGTTAACCGTTCGGCTCACGGGCGTTTCGGCCAGAACCGATGCACCTACAGTCAGGTTGGTTGATCAGCGCGGCAGTACGCTGTTGCAGGCTGATATGCAGCGTGATGGAAAAAGTTATTCGACGGTATTAGATATTTCAGCGTTGCCGGGCGGTACGTTTTTTGTGGTTATTGATGAAGCGCGGGAGTCTACTGTCCGGCTGAAACGTATCCGCAAACTTTAA
- a CDS encoding zinc-dependent alcohol dehydrogenase: protein MKALCYNGKYDLRVERVPDPEILNPRDAIIKVSKTAVCGSDLHLINGYIPTMKEGDIIGHEFMGEVVETGKGVTNLKKGDRVSVAATISCGHCNYCSTGSYSLCDNSNPNAFMPEKIMGDSPAAIFGYTHSFGGYAGGHAEYVRVPFADVGMFKVDERLTDEQAVFLGDAFPTGFMGADMAGIQPGDTVAVWGCGGVGQMAIQSAFLLGAERVIAIDREPSRLETARRVGRAETLDFSKVDVLEALREMTGGRGPDRCIDCVGLEAVDDSAQYYYDKAKQFLGLEIDRAIVLRQAIMACRKGGTVSILGVYAGFVDSVPMGAAMNKGLTFKMGQLHAQKYIPRLMEYVANGQADTSFLATHSLSLEEGMKGYDMFNKRTDDVMRVVFTP, encoded by the coding sequence ATGAAGGCGTTGTGCTATAACGGAAAATACGACCTGCGCGTAGAACGCGTACCCGACCCCGAAATTCTGAATCCACGCGATGCGATTATCAAAGTGAGCAAAACCGCTGTCTGCGGCTCCGACCTGCACCTCATCAACGGCTACATTCCGACCATGAAAGAGGGCGACATCATCGGTCACGAGTTTATGGGCGAGGTTGTGGAAACCGGCAAGGGTGTAACGAATCTGAAGAAGGGCGACCGCGTATCGGTGGCGGCAACCATCAGTTGCGGGCATTGCAATTACTGCTCAACCGGCTCCTACTCCCTCTGCGACAACTCGAACCCGAACGCGTTTATGCCCGAAAAAATCATGGGCGACTCCCCGGCGGCTATCTTCGGCTATACACACTCGTTTGGTGGCTATGCGGGCGGTCATGCCGAATACGTGCGGGTGCCGTTTGCCGACGTGGGCATGTTTAAAGTAGACGAACGTTTGACCGACGAGCAGGCCGTTTTCTTAGGCGATGCTTTTCCAACGGGCTTCATGGGTGCCGATATGGCAGGCATTCAGCCGGGCGATACGGTGGCCGTGTGGGGTTGTGGAGGAGTTGGGCAAATGGCTATTCAAAGTGCGTTTCTGCTGGGTGCCGAGCGCGTAATTGCCATTGACCGCGAACCCAGCCGGCTCGAAACAGCCCGACGTGTGGGCAGAGCCGAAACGCTCGATTTCTCGAAAGTCGACGTGCTTGAAGCCCTGCGCGAGATGACCGGCGGGCGTGGCCCCGACCGCTGTATCGACTGTGTGGGTTTAGAAGCCGTTGACGATAGCGCACAGTATTACTACGACAAAGCCAAGCAGTTTCTGGGGCTGGAAATTGACCGGGCCATTGTGCTGCGCCAAGCTATTATGGCCTGTCGGAAAGGTGGTACTGTGTCAATTCTGGGCGTTTATGCCGGGTTTGTGGATAGTGTTCCGATGGGCGCAGCCATGAACAAAGGGCTGACGTTTAAGATGGGGCAGCTTCACGCCCAGAAATACATTCCACGATTGATGGAATACGTTGCCAACGGGCAGGCCGACACCAGCTTTTTAGCGACGCACAGCCTTAGCCTTGAAGAAGGTATGAAAGGCTACGACATGTTCAACAAACGCACCGACGACGTAATGCGGGTCGTGTTTACGCCGTGA
- a CDS encoding DUF1501 domain-containing protein, which produces MTRRHFLQQSAFATAGTLLIPHFLKAYETAAMGQAMAPSGKILVVVQLSGGNDGLNTVVPYRNDIYYRERPTIAIKPADVLPLTDEIGLHPALQPLRALYDDGLVTIINNVGYPNPDRSHFRSMDIWQTASDADQYRSTGWVGRYLDAACAGHAHEPFRTIEVDDTLSLALKGDTLNGMAVLDPKKLYNQTRSPLVKGLSYNPHPSEGRAVQHKTPAGEPETVAYLYKTLAETVSSAEYVYEKVGSPTVAATYPNHELGNRLRTVSQLIQSGIGTSVYYVSISGFDTHINQPGQQERLLRQYAEAVSAFMTDLKAAGRQQDVLLMTFSEFGRRVKQNASNGTDHGTASNVFLIGGGLPARRVLNEAPNLTTLTDGDLTFTVDFRQIYATLLRSYLGADDVAILGKKFEMLPLV; this is translated from the coding sequence ATGACGCGCAGACACTTTCTTCAGCAATCGGCCTTCGCAACTGCCGGAACGTTACTGATTCCGCACTTCCTGAAGGCGTATGAAACCGCAGCGATGGGGCAAGCGATGGCTCCATCGGGCAAAATTCTGGTTGTGGTACAGCTTTCGGGTGGCAACGACGGGCTGAATACGGTGGTGCCGTACCGCAACGACATCTATTATCGCGAACGCCCGACCATCGCCATCAAACCTGCCGACGTGCTGCCCCTGACCGACGAAATCGGGCTTCACCCGGCTCTGCAACCCCTTCGGGCGTTATATGACGATGGTCTGGTAACGATTATCAACAACGTGGGATACCCCAATCCCGACCGCTCGCATTTTCGGTCGATGGATATCTGGCAAACGGCCAGCGACGCTGATCAGTATCGCTCTACGGGTTGGGTAGGCCGCTACCTCGATGCGGCCTGCGCGGGCCATGCTCACGAACCGTTCCGTACCATTGAGGTAGACGACACGCTGAGTTTAGCTCTCAAAGGCGACACGCTGAACGGCATGGCGGTGCTTGATCCGAAAAAACTGTACAATCAAACACGTAGCCCATTGGTGAAGGGGTTGAGCTATAATCCCCATCCCTCTGAAGGAAGGGCGGTTCAGCACAAGACCCCGGCGGGTGAACCGGAAACGGTAGCGTATCTGTACAAGACGCTGGCCGAAACGGTGTCGTCGGCGGAATATGTCTATGAAAAAGTAGGGTCGCCAACAGTGGCCGCTACCTATCCGAATCATGAACTGGGGAATCGATTGCGGACGGTGAGCCAGTTGATTCAGTCGGGCATTGGTACGAGCGTATACTACGTCTCGATCAGTGGGTTCGACACACACATCAACCAGCCGGGGCAGCAGGAGCGGTTGCTGCGCCAGTATGCCGAAGCCGTGAGCGCATTCATGACCGACCTGAAAGCCGCTGGTCGGCAGCAGGACGTGTTGTTGATGACGTTTTCGGAATTTGGTCGGCGCGTGAAGCAGAATGCCAGCAACGGCACCGACCACGGTACAGCCAGCAACGTCTTCCTGATTGGCGGTGGCCTGCCCGCCCGGCGCGTTCTGAACGAAGCCCCCAACCTGACCACCCTCACCGACGGCGACCTAACCTTTACCGTCGATTTCCGCCAAATTTATGCCACGCTGCTCCGCTCGTATCTGGGTGCCGACGACGTAGCGATTCTGGGGAAAAAGTTTGAGATGCTGCCGTTGGTGTAG
- the gldG gene encoding gliding motility-associated ABC transporter substrate-binding protein GldG: MKSASLRTLLVVFALVAVNVLSAFVFFRLDLTEEKRYTLSDATQTLLADLPDDVHVDVYLTGDLPPAFKRLENAVRETLDEFAANAGKTVTYRFVDPDAITTPDEKNKLIDRLQQKGLLPTNLVANEGGKRTEKLIFPGAVVSYKGRETAVLLLKGNKAASKEEQLNQSYEGVEFQLASAIRKLTQTEGNRRKVGLLYGNTQVPPSRFADLLASVQENYDLFFIDMTKPGPIAGLDAILVPKPDKPFTDDDLFKIDQFVVNGGRALFFVDGARVDSISNEGNYAQPLSLNLDDLFFRWGVRVNRDVVKDLQCAPIPLNVGNLGDKPNIQLLPWRFYPLLNNFGSSGNPIVRNLDAVLSRFTSTLDTVRSPNIRKTPLLLTSPYTQVLKTPALISYNEARQQPDPQTYNNGIRLVACLLEGRFQSIYANRILPGDPRAKGFKTEGEPSRVLVCADGDLIVNDVDYKRNAPYPLGFDRFTRATFANKDFALNAIDYLVDPNGVIAARARTVALRPLDKIRVDANRTGWQLLNLLGPLALLGIVGVMWQVVRTRRYGR, translated from the coding sequence ATGAAATCCGCTTCATTACGAACGTTGCTTGTCGTGTTTGCACTCGTCGCCGTCAATGTGTTGTCGGCGTTTGTGTTTTTCCGGCTCGACCTGACCGAAGAGAAACGCTACACCCTCTCCGACGCCACCCAAACGCTGCTCGCCGACCTGCCCGACGACGTTCATGTTGACGTGTATCTGACCGGCGATTTGCCTCCCGCTTTCAAGCGGCTGGAGAATGCCGTGCGCGAAACCCTCGATGAGTTCGCGGCCAACGCAGGCAAAACCGTCACGTATCGGTTTGTTGACCCTGACGCTATCACAACGCCCGACGAGAAAAACAAACTCATCGACCGGCTGCAACAGAAGGGGTTGCTCCCCACCAACCTGGTAGCGAACGAAGGCGGCAAACGCACCGAAAAGCTGATTTTTCCGGGAGCGGTCGTGTCGTACAAAGGCCGGGAAACGGCGGTGCTGCTGCTGAAAGGTAATAAAGCAGCCTCGAAAGAAGAGCAGTTGAACCAGTCGTATGAGGGCGTAGAATTTCAACTGGCATCGGCGATTCGGAAGCTGACCCAAACCGAAGGCAACCGCCGAAAAGTGGGCCTGCTTTACGGAAATACGCAGGTGCCGCCCTCGCGCTTCGCCGATTTGCTGGCGTCGGTGCAGGAAAATTACGACCTGTTTTTCATCGACATGACCAAGCCCGGCCCCATCGCCGGTCTCGACGCTATTTTAGTGCCCAAACCCGACAAACCTTTCACTGACGACGACTTATTCAAAATAGACCAGTTTGTGGTAAATGGCGGTCGTGCCCTGTTTTTTGTGGATGGTGCGCGGGTCGATAGCATCAGCAACGAAGGCAACTACGCGCAGCCGCTAAGCCTGAACCTCGATGATTTGTTTTTCCGGTGGGGCGTTCGGGTCAACCGCGACGTGGTAAAGGATCTTCAGTGTGCGCCTATTCCGCTCAACGTGGGCAACCTCGGCGATAAGCCTAACATTCAACTGCTGCCCTGGCGGTTTTATCCACTGCTGAACAACTTCGGCTCGTCGGGCAACCCCATCGTGCGCAACCTCGACGCGGTGTTGAGCCGGTTCACGAGCACGCTCGATACGGTACGTTCGCCCAACATCCGCAAAACGCCCCTCCTGCTGACTTCGCCCTACACGCAGGTACTGAAAACTCCCGCGCTGATTTCGTACAACGAAGCCCGGCAGCAGCCCGATCCACAAACCTACAACAATGGAATTCGGCTGGTTGCCTGCCTGCTTGAAGGCCGATTTCAATCCATTTATGCCAACCGGATTCTGCCCGGCGACCCGCGTGCCAAGGGTTTCAAAACCGAAGGCGAACCCAGCCGTGTGTTGGTCTGCGCCGACGGTGATTTGATTGTAAACGATGTGGATTACAAGCGGAATGCCCCCTACCCGCTCGGTTTCGACCGTTTCACCCGCGCCACCTTCGCCAACAAAGATTTCGCGCTGAACGCCATCGACTATTTGGTTGACCCCAACGGCGTGATTGCGGCCCGCGCCCGCACGGTGGCCCTGCGCCCGTTAGACAAAATCCGGGTCGATGCTAACCGCACGGGCTGGCAACTGCTCAACCTCCTCGGCCCACTGGCTCTGCTTGGTATAGTTGGCGTAATGTGGCAGGTAGTGCGGACGAGAAGGTATGGGCGATGA
- a CDS encoding DUF1800 domain-containing protein, with protein sequence MNAVTSSLKTDTAKLRHLYSRAGFGATPDQLADAQSLKRAVRNLLSDSETVSELKVVEPDENVTKKNLKDLMQRGQLDRQMLRERIRDNAERVRDLNLQWLDRMASGKGSLREKMALFWHGHFACRTMGQNPLFMQQYINTIRQHALGRFGDLLMAVSKEPAMLQFLNNQQNRKNAPNENFAREVMELFTLGRGNYTERDIKEAARAFTGWQFTPDGQFVFREKVHDEADKTVFGKTGPFRGEDIVQMLLENRQTARFVTGKIYRFFVNETPDEARVSELADHFYKTNYDIAGLMERIFTADWFYDARNIGTHIKSPVELLAGMRHTLGITFDQPQPQIFVQRTLGQLLFYPPNVAGWPGGKNWIDSSSLLFRMQLPNYVLKAADVNIRPKEDGDVNTQSLARKGGQTFRTTVNWTDFEKPFAQTPDAALPDALAAVLLPFPLRPEQKTLVQNQLKSAQTHAARIHALTTAIMSLPEYQLA encoded by the coding sequence ATGAACGCGGTAACTTCCTCTCTAAAAACCGACACGGCTAAACTCCGTCACCTCTACAGCCGGGCGGGGTTCGGAGCCACGCCCGACCAACTTGCCGACGCACAATCGCTCAAACGCGCTGTTCGGAATCTGCTCAGCGATAGCGAGACCGTCTCCGAACTCAAAGTTGTTGAGCCGGACGAGAACGTTACGAAGAAAAACCTCAAAGACCTGATGCAACGCGGTCAACTCGACCGGCAGATGCTGCGCGAACGTATTCGCGACAACGCCGAACGAGTGCGCGACCTCAACCTGCAATGGCTCGACCGGATGGCGTCGGGAAAAGGGTCATTGCGCGAGAAAATGGCCCTATTCTGGCATGGGCATTTTGCCTGTCGCACGATGGGCCAAAACCCGCTGTTTATGCAGCAGTACATCAACACCATTCGCCAACACGCGCTTGGTCGGTTTGGCGATTTGCTGATGGCGGTATCGAAAGAACCGGCCATGTTACAATTCCTGAATAATCAGCAGAACCGCAAAAATGCGCCCAACGAAAATTTTGCCCGCGAGGTGATGGAACTGTTTACGCTCGGACGCGGCAACTATACCGAACGCGACATCAAAGAAGCCGCCCGCGCCTTCACGGGCTGGCAGTTCACGCCCGATGGGCAGTTCGTATTTCGCGAAAAAGTACACGATGAGGCCGATAAAACGGTGTTTGGCAAAACCGGACCCTTTCGGGGTGAAGACATTGTTCAGATGCTGCTGGAGAACCGGCAAACGGCCCGGTTCGTGACGGGCAAAATATACCGCTTCTTCGTCAATGAAACGCCCGACGAAGCTCGCGTGTCGGAACTGGCCGATCATTTTTACAAGACCAACTACGACATTGCCGGGCTGATGGAGCGGATTTTTACCGCCGACTGGTTTTATGATGCCAGAAACATCGGTACGCACATCAAATCGCCGGTAGAGTTGCTGGCTGGGATGCGCCACACCCTCGGCATCACCTTCGACCAGCCGCAGCCGCAGATTTTTGTGCAGCGCACCCTGGGCCAACTGCTGTTCTATCCACCCAACGTAGCGGGCTGGCCGGGCGGCAAAAACTGGATCGACTCGTCGAGTCTGCTGTTCAGGATGCAGTTGCCCAACTACGTGCTGAAAGCCGCCGACGTGAACATTCGGCCCAAAGAAGATGGCGACGTCAATACGCAGTCGCTGGCCCGAAAAGGCGGACAAACATTCCGAACCACTGTCAACTGGACCGATTTCGAAAAGCCGTTCGCCCAAACGCCCGACGCTGCCCTACCCGATGCTCTCGCTGCCGTGTTGTTGCCCTTCCCACTTCGGCCTGAGCAGAAAACGCTCGTACAAAATCAACTTAAATCCGCGCAAACCCATGCCGCGCGCATCCATGCGCTTACCACAGCAATCATGAGTTTGCCGGAATATCAACTTGCCTAA
- a CDS encoding S8 family serine peptidase, whose amino-acid sequence MQHRLLVLFGLSLLTVSHSLAQPLPQYTARQRSQIDAFRRDVQARFADNYDRAVRLANQLGRPLRMSGGPGQSRPGQSIELAGLDDNGNLYYVGANSNTQAGISTRTTAFYAGGSLGLSLNGSSESVRSRLGLWEVQGFPRASHVEFGGRINQIDGASTSTDDILHSTHVAGTLIAAGRNASARGMANAATIQSYNASNDVTEMTAASANLLISNHSYGLIAGWRFNSSRSGTTQWEWYGDTAISQTKDYRFGFYDSRARSWDQIAVNAPSYLIVTAATNNHGQNGPGASQPYYLGSSSTISTVPRENQNGYDQIPSYNQAKNVLTVGAVSTLPLGYNQPSDVNLASFSSWGPTDDGRIKPDIVGVGVSVLSTSSSGDSLYTNLSGTSMASPNVAGSLLLLQELYAQRNNGQFMRSSTLKGLAIHTADETGSAPGPDYRFGWGLLNMERAGRAILNTDQNYLVSERTLEQGGTVSVPVVASGRGPLLATICWTDPAGTPSSPTLDDRTPKLVNDLDSRISDGTTTVQPWVLDPANPANAATRGDNIRDNVEQVYIANPVPGRSYTISITHKGTLSNGPQNYALLVSGIGGQTYCASGATSNADTRISRVQFGSIDQTGTSGCTTYTDYTPVRTNVQPGQALPLTVALGTCGTTRNAVVKAFADWNQNGNFNDAGELLATSDVLPNSGLFTTAVTIPTTAQNGQLIRLRIVATETDNPLSVSACGNYGNGETQDYVLNVVQVANDVGPTALVSPEPGLCGLINSDLAVTVRVRNYGSANQTNVPVAVRITDADNRSVAFLNGTLPTLAAFREGVLTLRTAGITLAPGQTFRFQITTSLPNDQLPGNSTFTQSLTTTPTPTNALFSALRCGTDTIVTLRNAGGGTAFWYDAPTGGNLLAAGNQTLARSLPNSSTYFAVLNDFAGSFGPVDKNAFTGGSYAGNFGPAPLITTTVPLTIERARLYISSAGQLTFTVRRFDDTPISSVTLDVLPTRNTSLTATNSGGMLLDDPNDAGAEYTLNLRIPTPGDYKITIAYANGAGIFRSNTGVTGFPYRLTAQNGQPVVSSRGHCSTMPAGVSIRSQRPGITSTTCAFVRSIARP is encoded by the coding sequence ATGCAGCATCGTTTACTCGTTCTTTTTGGCCTTTCTCTGTTGACTGTTAGCCATTCGCTGGCCCAGCCCCTTCCTCAATATACAGCCCGGCAGCGAAGCCAGATTGACGCGTTTCGGCGCGACGTACAGGCGCGTTTTGCCGACAACTACGACCGCGCCGTGCGACTGGCAAACCAACTGGGCCGACCACTACGGATGTCGGGCGGGCCTGGCCAATCCAGGCCGGGCCAATCCATCGAACTCGCTGGGCTTGACGACAACGGCAACCTCTACTACGTGGGTGCCAACAGCAACACGCAGGCGGGTATCAGCACCCGCACAACGGCGTTCTATGCGGGCGGCAGTTTAGGCTTGTCGCTAAATGGCAGCAGCGAATCGGTGCGGAGTCGGCTGGGTTTGTGGGAAGTGCAGGGGTTTCCACGTGCCTCGCACGTCGAGTTTGGCGGGCGCATCAATCAGATTGATGGGGCATCGACTTCGACGGACGATATTCTGCATTCCACACACGTAGCGGGAACGTTGATTGCAGCAGGGCGCAACGCATCGGCGCGGGGCATGGCAAACGCGGCAACCATCCAGTCTTATAATGCATCGAACGATGTGACCGAGATGACAGCCGCTTCGGCCAACTTACTGATTTCTAACCATTCTTACGGATTAATTGCAGGTTGGCGTTTCAACAGTAGCCGCAGTGGAACTACCCAGTGGGAATGGTACGGCGATACAGCTATCAGCCAGACCAAAGATTACCGCTTCGGTTTCTACGACAGCCGCGCCCGTTCCTGGGATCAGATTGCCGTGAATGCACCCTCCTACCTCATTGTTACGGCAGCCACCAATAACCACGGGCAGAACGGCCCCGGTGCCAGTCAGCCGTACTACCTCGGTTCGAGTAGCACCATCAGCACCGTGCCGCGCGAGAATCAAAATGGATATGACCAGATACCATCTTACAATCAGGCAAAAAATGTGCTGACCGTTGGAGCCGTCAGCACCTTACCGCTCGGCTATAACCAGCCTTCGGACGTGAATCTGGCGTCGTTCAGTAGTTGGGGGCCAACCGACGACGGACGTATCAAACCCGACATCGTGGGCGTGGGCGTCAGTGTGCTGTCAACAAGTTCGTCGGGCGACAGTTTGTATACCAACCTTAGCGGCACCAGTATGGCCTCGCCCAACGTAGCCGGGTCGCTGCTGCTGTTGCAGGAGTTGTATGCCCAGCGCAACAACGGGCAATTCATGCGCTCCTCGACGCTGAAAGGGTTAGCCATTCACACCGCCGACGAAACCGGCTCTGCGCCCGGTCCCGATTACCGCTTCGGCTGGGGGTTGCTGAACATGGAACGCGCCGGACGGGCCATTCTGAACACCGACCAGAATTATTTAGTCAGCGAACGGACGCTGGAGCAGGGCGGCACAGTCTCGGTGCCAGTGGTGGCGTCGGGAAGGGGGCCACTCCTGGCAACCATCTGCTGGACCGACCCCGCCGGTACGCCTTCGTCGCCTACGCTGGACGACCGCACGCCCAAACTCGTGAACGACCTCGACAGCCGCATCAGCGACGGTACAACTACCGTACAGCCCTGGGTACTTGACCCGGCCAACCCGGCCAATGCCGCCACACGGGGCGATAACATCCGCGACAACGTTGAGCAAGTCTACATCGCAAATCCTGTACCGGGCCGGTCGTACACCATCAGCATTACGCACAAAGGCACCCTCAGCAACGGACCGCAGAACTACGCGCTGTTGGTCAGCGGTATCGGTGGGCAAACCTACTGCGCATCGGGCGCGACCAGCAACGCCGATACGCGCATTAGCCGGGTGCAATTCGGCAGTATCGACCAAACCGGGACCAGTGGCTGCACCACCTACACCGATTATACGCCCGTCAGAACCAACGTACAGCCTGGTCAGGCATTACCGCTGACGGTTGCGCTTGGCACCTGCGGAACAACGCGCAACGCCGTTGTGAAAGCCTTTGCCGACTGGAATCAGAACGGCAATTTCAACGATGCTGGCGAACTGCTGGCAACGTCGGACGTGCTGCCCAACAGCGGCCTGTTTACTACTGCCGTAACAATTCCGACTACGGCGCAGAACGGGCAGTTGATTCGGCTGCGGATTGTGGCGACCGAAACCGATAACCCACTCAGCGTGAGTGCCTGTGGTAACTACGGCAACGGCGAAACGCAGGACTACGTGCTGAACGTGGTGCAGGTTGCCAACGACGTAGGACCTACCGCTCTTGTGTCGCCAGAGCCAGGCTTGTGCGGCCTGATAAACAGCGATTTAGCCGTTACTGTACGCGTTCGCAATTATGGGTCGGCCAACCAGACAAATGTGCCGGTAGCCGTGCGGATTACCGATGCCGACAACCGCTCGGTTGCGTTTCTGAACGGCACTTTGCCCACGCTGGCGGCTTTCCGCGAGGGTGTTCTGACGCTGCGCACGGCGGGCATTACACTGGCTCCGGGGCAAACGTTTCGTTTCCAGATTACTACGAGCCTGCCCAATGACCAACTGCCGGGAAACAGCACGTTTACGCAATCGCTGACTACTACGCCAACGCCCACTAACGCCCTGTTTTCTGCCCTGCGCTGCGGCACCGATACCATCGTAACGCTACGTAACGCAGGGGGCGGCACGGCCTTCTGGTACGATGCACCTACGGGCGGCAACTTGCTGGCGGCTGGCAATCAGACCCTTGCGCGGTCGCTACCCAACAGCAGCACGTATTTTGCCGTGCTGAACGACTTTGCCGGCTCGTTCGGCCCCGTTGATAAGAACGCCTTCACGGGCGGGAGCTACGCGGGAAACTTCGGCCCGGCTCCGCTTATCACTACTACTGTGCCGCTCACTATCGAACGGGCGCGACTTTATATTTCATCCGCCGGACAATTGACGTTCACGGTTCGGCGATTCGATGATACGCCCATTTCCAGCGTCACGCTCGACGTGCTGCCCACCCGCAACACCAGCCTGACCGCCACCAACAGCGGGGGCATGCTACTCGATGACCCCAACGATGCCGGTGCCGAATACACGCTGAACCTACGCATTCCGACGCCGGGCGATTATAAAATCACTATTGCCTACGCCAACGGAGCCGGTATCTTCCGCAGTAACACAGGTGTTACGGGTTTTCCGTATCGGCTGACGGCTCAGAACGGTCAGCCTGTTGTCAGCTCGCGGGGGCACTGTTCAACAATGCCAGCGGGGGTGTCGATACGCTCACAACGGCCTGGTATTACCTCTACAACATGCGCGTTCGTTCGCTCGATTGCCCGGCCCTGA
- a CDS encoding SRPBCC family protein translates to MAKTTDLAKSGIIDMAPVDPIASGSSRINIGETERYISVGGGALLTTVGLKTGGFGGLMLTALGGYLVYRGATGYCAVSHSLNRDTSEEKTETDVLEISKSLTINKPRAEVYAFWRKLENLPKFMQHLESVTEHDNKRSHWVAKVSTGNKIARALPAVEWDAEIVEEDENSRIVWRSVPGATVDNSGEVRFVDAPGNRGTEVHATIKYRAPEGIVGEAVLKLLNPALKQMVKEDIRRFKRLLEAGEIPTLEGQPSGREKEGEAFYKKQPTQHKEYEGVVL, encoded by the coding sequence ATGGCAAAAACAACTGATTTAGCGAAAAGCGGCATCATCGACATGGCCCCCGTCGATCCGATAGCAAGCGGGTCGAGTCGTATCAACATCGGCGAAACCGAGCGGTATATTTCCGTTGGGGGCGGGGCGTTACTGACCACCGTTGGGCTGAAAACGGGCGGTTTCGGTGGCCTGATGCTGACCGCACTGGGTGGCTATTTGGTTTATCGCGGAGCCACGGGATACTGCGCCGTTAGCCATTCTCTGAACCGTGATACGTCGGAAGAAAAAACGGAAACCGACGTGCTGGAGATTAGCAAGAGCCTGACTATCAACAAGCCCCGTGCCGAAGTTTATGCCTTCTGGCGCAAGCTGGAAAATCTGCCCAAGTTTATGCAGCATCTTGAGTCGGTAACGGAACACGACAACAAACGCTCGCATTGGGTGGCTAAGGTTAGCACAGGCAATAAAATAGCCAGAGCCTTGCCCGCTGTTGAGTGGGATGCCGAGATTGTGGAAGAAGACGAAAACAGCCGCATCGTCTGGCGTTCGGTGCCGGGTGCTACCGTCGATAATTCGGGCGAGGTGCGGTTCGTAGATGCGCCCGGCAATCGGGGCACCGAAGTACATGCCACCATAAAATACCGCGCTCCCGAAGGAATTGTGGGGGAGGCCGTGCTGAAACTGCTGAATCCGGCTCTGAAACAAATGGTTAAAGAAGACATCCGGCGATTTAAACGACTGCTCGAAGCGGGCGAAATCCCAACGCTCGAAGGTCAGCCGTCGGGCCGCGAAAAAGAAGGCGAAGCATTTTACAAAAAACAACCTACTCAACACAAAGAATATGAAGGCGTTGTGCTATAA